A single genomic interval of Deltaproteobacteria bacterium harbors:
- a CDS encoding Ig-like domain-containing protein — MKKIAVIGIAWVAFLALPALLVQGKTLVEDDYTSVAHPGREAVGGEITADNTGRGWKARAEGDHLRYLAPEGTLPAREGTVELVFQPGSLVGRGSEALCTFEGPGGNAILTLYFSRARRLEGKDVSVLWLDAEAGRTSPFGDLVSLDRMVASGESVVLSLAWSAGDPSSGGFFLDGKPLRNFYSMSSGTLLRTGSASSLARLISGVESVRLGTDGRGKHPLVSNAVRRLAVHDRNLMASGSGKGGIDSVRDDSFKIAGISGKLVAGDTVTVELTAPPGGKASFDMGVALGIPLAEAPTASGSGGGSIPLLSAYTGSYVIRPGDDFENGRIIGRYVSGDNVASDPVTSASTWTIDTKPRVTFVIDRKDLSADSTSKARIKLVAKDANGSPVKGRHLKLTLATTDEYTGTVGAGDFGKEVGATVETRWRGETDSWGEVEFDYKAGFAAKTVVLTAKDLDSGGVSVDYITAFKEASIDIALMPPASRAAARRSVQYILKVAASRTELTADGRSRSVIRATLLDPNGTPVTGDPVQFTLSSANGTLRAVTGTSDSSGTATAEYIAGKKIGIVVVSATATLRNVTGNVSITLLSDAPAKVILKARPSTLPADGTSRADIGVTVTDINDNPNANTRIEFRIARGGGRLDSPDRLTDRFGDAANRYTAGTTAGVATITATVRSKTPTESELARARNVLFARYSADGDEIRVEKWLKKKGDTAVKGEPVMQYTVGRSRDVQSITAPFDLRIDEILVEYWDRGEIGQTVATVTPVVK, encoded by the coding sequence ATGAAGAAGATCGCGGTAATCGGGATCGCATGGGTTGCCTTCCTGGCCCTGCCCGCGCTCCTTGTTCAAGGTAAGACGCTGGTCGAGGACGACTACACCAGCGTTGCGCATCCCGGGCGGGAGGCCGTCGGGGGAGAAATCACCGCCGACAACACGGGCAGGGGGTGGAAAGCCAGGGCGGAGGGGGACCACCTCCGCTACCTTGCTCCCGAGGGGACGTTGCCCGCGCGGGAGGGAACGGTGGAATTGGTGTTCCAACCTGGGTCGCTCGTCGGCCGGGGGTCGGAAGCACTATGCACGTTCGAGGGACCTGGAGGCAACGCGATCCTGACCCTCTATTTCTCGCGGGCGCGGCGTTTGGAAGGTAAAGACGTGTCCGTCCTTTGGCTCGACGCCGAGGCCGGCCGCACCAGCCCCTTCGGGGACCTGGTTTCCCTGGACCGGATGGTGGCTTCGGGGGAATCGGTAGTTCTTTCGCTGGCGTGGAGCGCGGGCGATCCGTCCTCCGGCGGATTCTTCCTGGACGGCAAGCCGCTGCGAAATTTCTACTCCATGTCTTCCGGAACTTTGCTTCGCACCGGGTCGGCCTCTTCCCTTGCCCGGTTGATCTCGGGCGTGGAGTCGGTCCGCCTGGGAACTGATGGACGGGGGAAACATCCCCTCGTGTCCAACGCGGTCCGGCGGCTGGCGGTCCATGACCGGAACCTCATGGCCTCCGGGTCGGGAAAGGGGGGAATCGACTCGGTCCGCGACGACTCATTCAAGATCGCCGGAATCTCCGGGAAACTCGTGGCGGGAGACACGGTGACCGTCGAACTCACCGCCCCCCCGGGCGGAAAGGCATCGTTCGACATGGGAGTCGCCCTTGGAATCCCCCTTGCGGAGGCGCCTACGGCGTCCGGATCCGGGGGCGGTTCCATCCCCCTCCTTTCCGCGTACACGGGGAGCTACGTAATCCGTCCCGGGGACGACTTCGAAAACGGGAGGATCATCGGACGGTACGTATCCGGGGACAACGTGGCGTCGGACCCGGTCACGAGCGCGTCGACGTGGACGATCGACACAAAACCGCGCGTCACCTTCGTGATCGACAGGAAGGACCTGTCGGCGGATTCCACGAGCAAGGCGCGGATCAAGCTCGTCGCGAAAGACGCAAACGGGAGCCCGGTGAAGGGGCGTCACCTGAAGCTGACGCTGGCGACCACCGATGAGTATACGGGTACCGTGGGCGCAGGCGATTTCGGCAAGGAGGTGGGCGCCACCGTGGAAACGCGGTGGCGGGGGGAGACCGATTCCTGGGGCGAGGTGGAGTTCGACTACAAGGCCGGGTTTGCCGCCAAGACGGTCGTCCTCACCGCGAAGGATCTCGATTCCGGCGGAGTCTCCGTCGACTACATAACGGCCTTCAAGGAAGCGTCGATCGACATCGCGTTGATGCCTCCTGCCAGTCGGGCCGCGGCCCGGCGAAGCGTACAGTACATCCTCAAGGTGGCGGCATCGCGGACGGAACTGACCGCCGACGGTCGAAGCCGGTCGGTGATCCGCGCGACCCTTCTGGACCCGAACGGGACTCCGGTGACGGGAGATCCCGTGCAGTTTACCCTTTCGAGCGCCAACGGGACGTTGCGGGCGGTCACCGGGACGAGCGATTCCTCCGGGACGGCCACGGCGGAGTATATAGCGGGCAAGAAGATCGGAATCGTGGTGGTTTCAGCGACCGCGACTTTGCGAAACGTCACCGGGAACGTGAGCATCACGCTCCTCTCGGACGCTCCGGCGAAGGTGATCCTGAAAGCGCGCCCCTCCACTCTGCCGGCGGACGGGACCAGCCGCGCCGACATCGGCGTCACGGTGACCGACATCAATGACAACCCGAACGCGAACACGAGGATCGAGTTTCGGATCGCCAGGGGAGGCGGGAGGCTCGATTCGCCGGACCGTCTGACCGATCGCTTCGGAGATGCCGCGAACCGGTACACGGCGGGTACGACCGCGGGAGTCGCGACGATCACCGCCACGGTCCGGTCGAAGACGCCGACGGAATCGGAACTCGCGCGCGCCAGAAACGTGCTCTTCGCCCGCTATTCGGCGGACGGCGACGAGATCCGGGTGGAGAAGTGGCTGAAGAAAAAGGGCGATACGGCGGTCAAGGGCGAGCCTGTAATGCAGTACACTGTGGGGCGAAGCCGCGATGTGCAGTCTATTACCGCCCCGTTCGACCTGCGGATCGATGAAATCCTCGTCGAATACTGGGACCGGGGGGAAATCGGGCAGACGGTGGCAACGGTCACTCCTGTCGTAAAATAG
- a CDS encoding CxxxxCH/CxxCH domain-containing protein: MTTTSLSASGTHQFYSTATYSSAALNQNVTTGSAWSRAGTATGSTVGAATGFYTAGSTAGTDNVTATYRGQTDNTTVDVTTAAARTYFLFRPGVQTSVGADGQMHNGWTSATTFSPAPGNTGMATSAYSPTPNGWNTAVNLRINSTGTTTYLLMRAYTMANYASANTIPAQTVSGQIGLRNGTGNATAYLALYDYNPAGAAGNGTQIGGNSGTLSVTATQTNFTWSITIPSSYVIPVGHRLQLRLYYTASVSAQSNRAYIGSTTVGTNSGSFTITETSTENLAPPRTTGGGTAIACNTCHQFGPDDATAGYKDSSQYYYALPGSHAKHGVSLTAGTDPVADNAIDTCTICHLAGTGAFGSDHMDGTVDLRSGSIGTRTAGPAYADDGTYAGASRTCSNVYCHAGRSTPQATGQSWGYGTSTCGVCHAVTPPFGKHALHNNGNVNTTPSDTSTAGNYNFSCYYCHPSGAEHVNYPVSAVQAAQVSFSGTLGAQTLSGTYTAGGTTAGWDNVASQGLSWTNGSCAVYCHTNGQGGAALVTPTWNHSGFPTATCVGCHDTRGAATSLSTRHRKHTDDTATTGYNFSCDECHATTVANDSWTTLHATTGRPNHVDGNPTVQFSTTLRATTLAISGTFTQGVDSCANTYCHSDGSSIKNGGTIQANSIRWDNTTTPLPCNSCHGAGGPVSGAPNYTTSGSRRNSHAAHASVTCQTCHSQTTTTGNTITTAANHVNGTYQVNGTGFTYAFNATTGSTCAFTSGCHSGTVTWGTPLTGGCFACHTGAEVANKPLEAVDGVPNPVDNTQYNGNGHGNSTAFTWDSIAGPAFLYSYTGTPNSGCYECHSSAASHVPKSAADPYRLGAWASNVDGLCNDCHGPSATNPNKALSAPNLGILGHNKVNTGSARTWPGSYDYKCVDCHDPHGDGNYFMVRSAVNNPVNSTDTNAGSNSFGTPKDNALSNVTFTSLAGFAANSYAVSGTADGICEVCHNQTTLFNASGSDNTGTHASRTGRCTSCHKHDTGFKGSGDCEACHNNAQGPRRAITAEFGYASHHSQGVTAATVTKVTCSQCHMEANADGSMSTTYHNNGASSPYPIDLVVYTTYPTRGTPVSITNLAQADLAPASAHCQSCHNATNQAAAPFSGEGDTRTPRVYAWDATPVGTKYGATTTAPFGKVSSTTYNVVPADLINKAYSPHGNLANNHGGYATSGAWTDRYAATSGTAARTAVTNVACLDCHNSHGSGVTGGTSYVSPASSYTAATSAPGNGGILKDTAAYTPAASTTAGNLYSAQADLCFDCHLGDDATAPRKFTSYRSPAPTQPVQGYYDANGLTGATRWGTSQIWTGSFAYKSAVFKGGHFGASTTTASGTSALMKSTPAGTILGLCTKCHDPHGVDPAAANAAYRVPALKGTWMTSPYKEDRAGDLVGATINDANTWSPSNSSRFTGTPKPYSAPRQNPSFAYNQPAIVGGGFGTGISASTWGKGGTGYNGYFIDDNSFGNSKINDTTYRPWSTAITGTYVTAAVPGLNDTQFAGLCLSCHPKTGTLAAGSIGSVLTSTNGPYTYDYSGRGNNTAYTKTVTGINDTITVHRTVLGWDTIATAANLFKYYMTRQHAMVWNGGGGQAVRSISSYTTAPGAYRWSVNPGTTTHAANWNPYTDTAYDTGNYTLAAGGQQSANYTDNTYHRFVCSKCHTPHVARLPRLMKTNCLDVGPSATQATSINKHGSTSTAYTGTGYTFGAQIADTDSAGFSYMPNERPMHCHNQKKSNKTGAGGWNTVTGWP; this comes from the coding sequence GTGACGACGACGAGCCTGAGCGCGAGCGGTACGCACCAGTTCTACTCCACCGCGACGTATTCGAGCGCCGCGTTGAACCAGAACGTGACCACCGGTTCCGCCTGGTCGCGCGCCGGCACCGCGACGGGGAGCACCGTCGGCGCCGCGACCGGCTTCTACACCGCGGGATCGACGGCGGGGACCGACAACGTGACGGCCACCTACCGGGGGCAAACCGATAACACCACGGTGGACGTGACCACCGCCGCCGCGCGCACGTATTTCCTGTTCAGGCCGGGTGTCCAGACGAGCGTAGGCGCGGACGGCCAGATGCACAACGGTTGGACGAGCGCGACCACGTTTTCCCCGGCGCCCGGGAATACGGGAATGGCGACCTCGGCCTATTCGCCGACGCCAAACGGGTGGAACACGGCCGTCAACCTGAGGATCAATTCGACGGGAACCACGACGTACCTTCTGATGCGTGCGTATACGATGGCGAACTACGCATCCGCCAACACGATTCCGGCGCAGACCGTGAGCGGGCAGATCGGCCTTCGGAACGGGACCGGAAACGCGACCGCGTACCTGGCCCTCTACGATTACAATCCCGCCGGCGCCGCCGGGAACGGAACGCAGATCGGAGGCAATTCCGGAACGTTGAGCGTCACGGCAACCCAAACCAACTTCACTTGGTCGATCACGATCCCGTCCTCCTACGTGATTCCGGTCGGCCATCGGCTCCAGCTCCGGCTCTATTACACCGCGTCCGTCTCCGCGCAGAGCAACCGCGCATACATAGGGTCCACCACGGTCGGAACGAACAGCGGTTCGTTCACGATCACGGAGACCTCCACCGAAAACCTCGCTCCGCCCCGCACCACCGGCGGCGGCACCGCCATCGCCTGCAACACCTGCCACCAGTTCGGGCCGGATGACGCGACGGCGGGATACAAGGACAGCAGCCAGTACTACTACGCCCTCCCCGGTTCGCACGCCAAGCACGGCGTTTCCCTGACCGCGGGGACCGATCCTGTGGCGGACAACGCGATCGACACCTGCACGATCTGCCACCTGGCCGGGACCGGCGCGTTCGGCTCGGACCACATGGACGGAACCGTCGATCTGCGTTCCGGGTCGATCGGCACACGGACCGCCGGTCCGGCGTACGCCGACGACGGGACGTACGCCGGCGCCTCCCGGACCTGCTCGAATGTGTATTGCCACGCGGGACGTTCGACTCCGCAGGCCACCGGCCAATCGTGGGGATACGGAACGTCCACGTGCGGGGTCTGCCACGCGGTGACGCCCCCCTTCGGAAAGCACGCGCTCCACAACAACGGGAACGTGAACACTACGCCGTCGGACACCTCCACGGCGGGGAATTACAACTTCTCGTGCTACTACTGCCACCCCTCCGGCGCGGAGCATGTGAATTACCCGGTATCCGCGGTACAGGCGGCGCAGGTCTCCTTCTCCGGGACGCTCGGAGCGCAGACCCTGAGCGGCACCTATACCGCCGGCGGCACGACGGCCGGCTGGGACAACGTGGCGAGCCAGGGGCTCTCCTGGACGAACGGTTCCTGCGCCGTTTACTGCCACACGAACGGCCAGGGCGGGGCCGCCCTGGTCACTCCGACATGGAACCATTCGGGGTTCCCGACCGCGACGTGCGTCGGGTGCCACGACACGAGAGGCGCTGCGACGTCGCTGTCGACCCGCCACCGGAAGCACACAGACGACACCGCGACCACGGGGTACAACTTCTCCTGCGACGAATGCCACGCGACGACGGTGGCAAACGATTCGTGGACGACGTTACACGCGACGACGGGCCGCCCCAACCACGTGGACGGCAACCCGACGGTGCAGTTCAGCACGACGCTTCGGGCGACAACGCTCGCCATTTCCGGGACGTTTACACAGGGAGTCGACAGCTGCGCGAACACGTACTGCCACAGCGACGGGTCGAGCATCAAGAACGGCGGAACGATCCAGGCGAACTCGATCCGGTGGGACAACACCACGACCCCGCTTCCGTGCAACTCGTGCCACGGCGCCGGCGGTCCGGTCTCCGGAGCCCCGAACTACACGACGTCCGGCAGCCGCAGGAACAGCCATGCGGCGCACGCGTCGGTGACGTGCCAGACGTGCCACAGCCAGACGACGACGACCGGAAACACGATCACGACCGCGGCCAACCACGTGAACGGTACGTACCAGGTGAACGGAACGGGATTCACGTACGCCTTCAACGCCACGACCGGATCCACGTGCGCCTTCACGTCGGGCTGCCACAGCGGCACGGTGACGTGGGGGACGCCGCTGACCGGCGGATGCTTCGCCTGCCACACCGGCGCGGAAGTCGCGAACAAGCCGCTGGAGGCCGTGGACGGCGTGCCGAACCCCGTGGACAACACACAGTACAACGGCAACGGCCACGGGAACTCGACCGCCTTCACCTGGGACAGCATCGCCGGCCCGGCGTTCCTCTACAGCTATACCGGTACCCCGAACAGCGGCTGCTACGAGTGCCACAGCAGCGCGGCGAGCCATGTTCCGAAGAGCGCGGCGGACCCGTACCGGCTGGGCGCGTGGGCTTCGAACGTCGACGGCCTCTGCAACGACTGCCACGGTCCGTCGGCGACGAATCCGAACAAGGCGTTGAGCGCGCCGAACCTCGGAATCCTCGGTCACAACAAGGTGAACACGGGGTCGGCCAGGACGTGGCCGGGATCGTATGACTACAAGTGCGTCGATTGCCACGATCCTCACGGCGACGGCAACTACTTCATGGTTCGATCCGCCGTGAACAACCCGGTAAACTCCACCGACACGAACGCGGGGAGCAATTCCTTCGGCACGCCGAAAGACAACGCTCTCTCGAACGTCACGTTCACGAGCCTCGCCGGCTTCGCGGCGAACAGCTACGCCGTTTCAGGGACGGCGGACGGTATCTGCGAGGTGTGCCACAACCAGACCACCCTTTTCAACGCCAGCGGCTCCGACAACACCGGCACCCACGCGTCCCGCACCGGCCGCTGCACCTCCTGCCACAAGCACGATACCGGCTTCAAGGGATCGGGAGATTGCGAGGCGTGCCACAACAACGCCCAGGGGCCGAGGCGCGCGATCACGGCGGAATTCGGATACGCGTCGCACCACAGCCAGGGCGTCACGGCGGCCACGGTGACCAAGGTCACCTGCTCCCAGTGTCACATGGAAGCGAACGCGGACGGCTCGATGAGCACGACGTACCACAACAACGGCGCCTCTTCGCCGTACCCGATCGACCTGGTCGTGTACACGACATACCCTACGCGCGGAACGCCGGTGTCGATCACGAATCTTGCGCAGGCGGACCTTGCGCCCGCCAGCGCGCATTGCCAGTCGTGCCACAACGCGACGAACCAGGCCGCCGCGCCGTTCAGCGGGGAGGGCGACACACGCACACCGAGGGTGTATGCATGGGACGCCACGCCGGTGGGTACGAAGTACGGGGCGACGACTACCGCTCCGTTCGGGAAGGTGTCTTCCACGACATACAATGTGGTTCCGGCTGACCTGATCAACAAGGCGTACTCTCCACACGGCAATCTCGCGAACAACCACGGAGGGTACGCCACCAGCGGGGCATGGACGGACCGTTACGCGGCGACCAGCGGGACGGCGGCGCGAACCGCGGTTACGAACGTGGCGTGCCTGGACTGCCACAATTCGCACGGGTCGGGAGTGACCGGGGGTACCTCGTACGTCAGCCCGGCGTCGAGCTACACCGCGGCGACTTCCGCCCCCGGAAACGGCGGGATACTCAAGGACACCGCGGCGTACACCCCCGCCGCGAGCACGACCGCGGGAAACCTGTACAGCGCGCAGGCGGATCTCTGCTTCGACTGTCACCTGGGGGATGACGCCACCGCCCCGAGGAAATTCACGAGCTACCGCTCGCCCGCGCCGACACAGCCTGTGCAAGGGTACTACGACGCCAACGGTCTCACCGGGGCGACGCGCTGGGGAACCTCGCAGATTTGGACCGGCAGCTTCGCCTACAAATCCGCGGTGTTCAAGGGAGGCCACTTCGGGGCGAGCACGACCACGGCGAGCGGCACTTCCGCGCTCATGAAATCCACTCCCGCGGGGACGATCCTTGGCCTTTGCACGAAGTGCCACGATCCGCACGGGGTGGACCCTGCCGCGGCGAACGCGGCGTACCGGGTCCCGGCGCTGAAAGGGACGTGGATGACCTCCCCGTACAAGGAGGATCGGGCGGGGGATCTGGTCGGTGCGACCATTAACGACGCGAACACATGGTCCCCCTCGAACTCGTCGCGGTTTACGGGCACGCCCAAGCCGTACAGCGCGCCGCGGCAGAATCCGAGCTTCGCCTACAATCAGCCCGCCATCGTGGGCGGCGGATTCGGAACAGGGATCAGTGCTTCCACGTGGGGGAAGGGAGGAACGGGGTACAACGGATACTTCATCGACGACAACTCCTTCGGGAACAGCAAGATCAACGACACGACGTACCGCCCGTGGTCGACGGCGATCACCGGGACGTACGTGACCGCCGCGGTTCCCGGGCTGAACGACACCCAGTTCGCGGGGCTGTGCCTGAGCTGCCACCCGAAGACGGGAACGCTCGCCGCAGGGAGCATCGGGAGCGTACTGACCTCGACGAACGGCCCATACACGTACGACTACTCGGGCCGCGGTAACAATACTGCCTATACTAAAACGGTGACCGGCATCAACGACACGATCACGGTCCACCGCACGGTTCTCGGGTGGGACACGATCGCCACCGCGGCGAACCTGTTCAAATACTACATGACCCGCCAGCACGCGATGGTCTGGAACGGGGGCGGCGGGCAGGCCGTCCGGTCGATCAGCAGCTATACGACCGCTCCGGGAGCGTACCGCTGGTCGGTGAATCCCGGGACCACGACGCACGCTGCCAATTGGAACCCGTACACCGATACCGCCTACGACACCGGGAACTACACCCTGGCGGCGGGAGGCCAGCAGTCGGCCAATTACACCGACAACACGTACCACCGGTTCGTCTGCTCGAAATGCCACACGCCACATGTGGCGCGGCTTCCGCGGTTGATGAAGACGAACTGTCTCGATGTGGGGCCCAGCGCGACGCAGGCAACCTCGATCAACAAGCACGGAAGCACTTCCACGGCGTACACCGGCACGGGGTACACTTTCGGGGCGCAGATCGCCGATACGGACTCGGCCGGATTCAGCTACATGCCGAACGAGCGCCCGATGCACTGCCACAACCAGAAAAAGTCGAACAAGACGGGCGCCGGAGGGTGGAACACGGTCACGGGGTGGCCGTAA
- a CDS encoding carboxypeptidase regulatory-like domain-containing protein — MTRTRAPFPLHLGILAGVLLLSLCGCLGGGSAGVDPPGTITGTVSIPSTGKTAGIAVLLPALRLKTVTDNTGAFTFANLPAGPYTVQAEDNAYRLQDRKTVTVNAGRSSGVVLTLVPDNTIGTVVGSVPRSALDPSGRTITASVRDNYLFLGDHFGGAPIVDVADPRNPVVQSIIGPISILPRGTTYMTYPTEDGDHLAIVNNIDGFLYYDITDKAAPILLRQVYLVDNAIGGIDPASLTDYPYAVPAGKFVLYPQSVTGKGDTLYVAGMDVILIYDISNRANPVQTGAVDRTRIAGDGADIHIHDNTLLYSGSDLVVFDITNPRAPARLGSYTPVGGWSPTGAAGFGKIVGMSTIGHLGLGIPGIQFINVTDPASPSALASFPAISQGMDSSWDGYFYAGTDNSMTVYKADEAAMSISEMYSVPVVEDYAMNVAVSGDYAYVSDKTKGLKIVKIK, encoded by the coding sequence GTGACTCGAACGAGAGCGCCGTTCCCGCTCCATCTCGGAATCCTCGCCGGGGTTCTGCTCCTCTCCCTTTGCGGTTGCCTGGGGGGTGGTTCCGCCGGGGTGGATCCCCCCGGGACGATTACGGGCACCGTTTCGATTCCCTCCACCGGGAAAACGGCGGGCATCGCTGTCCTGTTGCCCGCCCTCCGCCTGAAGACCGTCACGGACAACACGGGGGCGTTCACCTTCGCGAACCTGCCGGCGGGTCCGTACACGGTCCAGGCGGAGGACAACGCCTACCGGCTGCAGGACCGGAAAACCGTGACGGTGAACGCCGGGCGGTCTTCAGGCGTTGTATTGACGCTCGTGCCGGATAACACGATCGGTACGGTGGTCGGCTCGGTTCCACGATCCGCGCTCGATCCGTCGGGCAGGACCATCACCGCTTCGGTGCGGGACAACTACCTTTTCCTGGGAGATCACTTCGGCGGGGCGCCGATCGTCGATGTCGCCGACCCGCGGAATCCCGTCGTTCAATCGATCATCGGGCCGATCTCCATCCTGCCTCGTGGAACGACGTACATGACGTACCCCACGGAGGACGGGGACCATCTCGCAATCGTGAACAATATCGACGGGTTCCTGTATTACGACATCACGGACAAGGCAGCGCCGATCCTGTTGCGGCAGGTATACCTGGTCGACAATGCGATCGGCGGGATCGATCCCGCCAGCCTGACCGACTATCCATATGCAGTACCGGCCGGGAAATTTGTCCTCTACCCGCAGTCCGTGACGGGCAAGGGAGACACCCTCTACGTGGCCGGCATGGACGTGATCCTGATCTACGACATCTCGAACCGCGCGAACCCTGTCCAGACCGGAGCGGTGGACAGGACGCGGATTGCCGGGGACGGCGCCGATATCCACATTCACGACAACACCCTGCTGTATTCCGGCTCCGACCTGGTGGTATTCGATATCACGAATCCGCGGGCTCCTGCCCGTCTCGGCTCGTACACCCCCGTGGGCGGATGGTCTCCGACGGGAGCGGCCGGATTCGGAAAGATCGTCGGAATGTCGACGATCGGCCATTTGGGACTGGGCATCCCCGGCATTCAATTCATTAACGTCACCGATCCCGCTTCGCCGTCGGCCCTTGCCTCGTTCCCCGCCATTTCCCAAGGGATGGACTCCTCCTGGGATGGCTACTTCTACGCGGGAACCGACAATTCGATGACCGTGTACAAGGCGGACGAGGCGGCCATGAGCATCAGCGAGATGTACTCGGTGCCGGTGGTGGAGGATTACGCCATGAACGTGGCGGTGTCCGGCGACTATGCCTACGTGTCGGACAAGACGAAAGGGTTGAAGATCGTCAAGATCAAGTGA